A region of Paractinoplanes abujensis DNA encodes the following proteins:
- the nuoH gene encoding NADH-quinone oxidoreductase subunit NuoH: MKTSILAAHAVDPTLQTFEDTVWWITLIKLFGVFVLLLLLTLFTINYERKVVARMAVRPGPNQVGPKGWLQSLTDGVKLPFKEEIIPKTADKVVYFIAPVISATVAFTAFSVIPFGGVVNMFGQQTALQLTDVPVSVLVLLACSSMAVYGVVLAGWASGSTYPLLGGLRSSAQMISYEVAMGLSIVAVFMTAGTMSTSQIVAAQAHGNPVNLFGWEVTTPSWYAVLLLPSFVIYCIAAVGETNRAPFDLPEAESELVGGFHTEYSSFKFALFFLAEYINMITVSAFATTLFLGGWRAPWPITWFWEGANSGYFGLIWFFAKVLLLLFGFIWLRATLPRMRYDQFMRFGWKVLIPVNLVWILFLSYVKVANNELSEQAKWFSIVGIVVVILLIAMLWPAARKPRQLSIEEELASRPPGSFPVPPMDLQVPPSPRARRAVAERAPATVGSPEETKEV; the protein is encoded by the coding sequence ATGAAAACGTCGATTCTCGCGGCGCACGCCGTGGATCCGACGCTGCAGACATTCGAAGACACCGTCTGGTGGATCACGCTGATCAAGCTGTTCGGCGTCTTCGTCCTGCTGCTCCTGTTGACGCTCTTCACGATCAACTATGAGCGCAAGGTCGTGGCCCGGATGGCCGTGCGGCCCGGCCCCAACCAGGTCGGGCCCAAGGGCTGGCTGCAGAGCCTCACGGACGGCGTCAAGCTGCCGTTCAAGGAGGAGATCATCCCGAAGACGGCCGACAAGGTCGTCTACTTCATCGCACCGGTGATCTCGGCGACGGTCGCCTTCACGGCGTTCTCGGTCATCCCGTTCGGTGGCGTGGTCAACATGTTCGGTCAGCAGACCGCGCTGCAGCTCACCGACGTGCCGGTCTCGGTGCTCGTGCTGCTGGCCTGCTCGTCGATGGCGGTCTACGGCGTCGTGCTGGCCGGCTGGGCCTCCGGCTCGACCTACCCGCTGCTGGGCGGTCTGCGGTCGAGCGCACAGATGATCTCGTACGAGGTCGCGATGGGTCTGTCGATCGTCGCGGTGTTCATGACCGCGGGCACGATGAGCACCTCGCAGATCGTGGCCGCGCAGGCGCACGGCAACCCGGTCAACCTCTTCGGCTGGGAGGTGACGACCCCGAGCTGGTACGCGGTGCTGCTGCTGCCCAGCTTCGTCATCTACTGCATCGCGGCCGTCGGCGAGACCAACCGCGCGCCCTTCGACCTGCCCGAGGCGGAGTCCGAGCTGGTCGGCGGCTTCCACACCGAGTACTCCTCGTTCAAGTTCGCGCTGTTCTTCCTGGCCGAGTACATCAACATGATCACCGTCTCGGCGTTCGCCACCACGCTGTTCCTCGGTGGCTGGCGGGCCCCCTGGCCGATCACGTGGTTCTGGGAGGGCGCGAACTCCGGCTACTTCGGCCTGATCTGGTTCTTCGCCAAGGTGCTGCTGCTGCTCTTCGGCTTCATCTGGTTGCGGGCGACCCTGCCCCGCATGCGCTACGACCAGTTCATGCGCTTCGGCTGGAAGGTCCTCATCCCGGTCAACCTGGTGTGGATCCTCTTCCTGAGCTACGTCAAGGTCGCCAACAACGAGCTCTCCGAGCAGGCCAAGTGGTTCTCGATCGTCGGCATCGTGGTCGTGATCCTGCTGATCGCCATGCTCTGGCCGGCCGCCCGCAAGCCGAGGCAGCTCTCCATCGAGGAGGAGTTGGCCTCCAGACCGCCGGGCAGCTTCCCGGTGCCACCGATGGATCTACAGGTTCCCCCCAGTCCACGGGCCCGCCGGGCCGTGGCCGAGCGTGCCCCGGCCACGGTCGGGTCTCCTGAAGAAACCAAGGAGGTGTGA
- a CDS encoding NADH-quinone oxidoreductase subunit G, whose translation MTDVAKKTDTVTLTIDGIEVTAEKGELVIRVAERMGIAIPRFCDHPLLAPAGACRQCLVDIEGQRKPVASCTQTVAEGMVVRTQLTSEVAAKAQGGVMELLLANHPLDCPTCDKGGECPLQNQAMTNGRADSRFHEHKREYEKPIHISSQVLLDRERCILCQRCTRFSEEIAGDKFIDLMDRSSGEQINVYRDDFFGGAGTGDGQVGEGAGDVAFNSYFSGNTIQICPVGALTGEQYRFRARPFDLVSTPTACEHCAAGCSMRADHRRGKVLRRLAGDDPAVNEEWNCDKGRWGFQYQVATDRIMNPLLRDAETGELREVSWSEALLAAAEGLAAAKGNGGVGVLTGGRLTVEDAYAYAKFARVALGTNDIDFRARPLSAEEADFLAASVAGVSDVTYADVENAPSAVIVGLEPEEECPILFLRLRKAHGRKKLQVTAVSPFLSRGFEKLGATLVEAVPGDEARLLAGDPALAAALAAPGALLIVGERLATVPGGLSAAAALAARTGARLAWVPRRAGDRGAIDAGCLPNLLPGGRPVGDPAARAELSLAWDVEAGGLPSKAGRDTDGIIAAAAAGELGGLLVGGVDPSDLSDPRLAEQALDNAGFVVSLEIRHSAVTRRADVVLPVAPAAEKSGTYLNWEGRLRSFGTVLPSTAMTDGRVLEAIAALTDVTLATGDVMTIRRELGAMPLSKAARPAAPATAGSALPTLGEHEAVLATWRQAIDQASLLEGDAALAGTARPPVVRIGKAQAEALGVVDGDAVTVGTDRGAITLPAAVTDLPAGVVWLPTNSPGSTVGRSLGVTAGAVVRLSAGRGGPILASSSEVKA comes from the coding sequence ATGACGGACGTAGCCAAGAAGACCGACACCGTCACGCTCACCATCGACGGCATCGAGGTCACCGCCGAGAAGGGTGAGCTGGTCATCCGGGTCGCCGAGCGGATGGGCATCGCGATCCCGCGGTTCTGCGACCACCCGCTGCTGGCCCCGGCCGGCGCGTGCCGCCAGTGCCTGGTCGACATCGAGGGCCAGCGCAAGCCGGTCGCCTCGTGCACCCAGACCGTGGCCGAGGGCATGGTGGTGCGCACGCAACTCACCTCCGAGGTCGCGGCCAAGGCGCAGGGCGGCGTGATGGAGCTGCTGCTGGCCAACCACCCGCTGGACTGCCCGACCTGCGACAAGGGCGGCGAGTGCCCGCTGCAGAACCAGGCGATGACCAACGGCCGGGCCGACTCGCGCTTCCACGAGCACAAGCGCGAGTACGAGAAGCCGATCCACATCTCCAGCCAGGTGCTGCTCGACCGGGAGCGCTGCATCCTGTGCCAGCGCTGCACGCGGTTCTCGGAGGAGATCGCCGGGGACAAGTTCATCGACCTGATGGACCGCTCGTCCGGCGAGCAGATCAACGTCTACCGCGACGACTTCTTCGGCGGCGCCGGCACCGGTGACGGCCAGGTCGGCGAGGGTGCGGGCGACGTCGCCTTCAACTCGTACTTCTCCGGCAACACGATCCAGATCTGCCCGGTCGGCGCGCTCACCGGCGAGCAGTACAGGTTCCGGGCCCGCCCGTTCGACCTGGTCTCGACGCCGACGGCGTGCGAGCACTGCGCGGCCGGCTGCTCGATGCGGGCCGACCACCGCCGTGGCAAGGTGCTGCGCCGCCTGGCCGGTGACGACCCGGCGGTGAACGAGGAGTGGAACTGCGACAAGGGTCGCTGGGGCTTCCAGTACCAGGTCGCCACCGATCGGATCATGAACCCGCTGCTGCGCGACGCCGAGACCGGCGAGCTGCGCGAGGTGTCCTGGAGCGAGGCCCTGCTGGCGGCGGCCGAAGGGCTCGCCGCGGCCAAGGGCAACGGCGGCGTCGGGGTGCTGACCGGCGGCCGGCTCACGGTGGAGGACGCGTACGCGTACGCGAAGTTCGCCCGGGTCGCCCTCGGCACCAACGACATCGACTTCCGGGCCCGGCCGCTCAGCGCCGAGGAGGCCGACTTCCTGGCCGCCTCCGTCGCGGGCGTCTCCGACGTCACGTACGCCGATGTCGAGAACGCCCCGTCGGCCGTGATCGTCGGGCTCGAGCCCGAAGAGGAGTGCCCGATCCTCTTCCTGCGGCTCCGCAAAGCTCACGGTCGCAAAAAGCTGCAGGTCACCGCGGTCTCGCCGTTCCTGTCGCGGGGCTTCGAGAAGCTCGGGGCCACGCTCGTCGAGGCGGTGCCCGGTGACGAGGCCCGCCTGCTGGCCGGTGACCCCGCGCTCGCCGCCGCGCTCGCCGCGCCCGGCGCCCTGCTGATCGTCGGCGAGCGTCTGGCCACCGTGCCCGGTGGTCTGTCGGCCGCGGCCGCCCTGGCCGCCCGCACCGGCGCCCGCCTCGCGTGGGTGCCCCGACGGGCCGGTGACCGTGGTGCGATCGACGCCGGCTGCCTGCCCAACCTGCTGCCCGGCGGCCGCCCGGTGGGCGACCCGGCGGCCCGCGCCGAACTCTCGCTGGCCTGGGACGTCGAGGCCGGCGGCCTGCCCAGCAAGGCGGGCCGCGACACGGACGGCATCATCGCGGCGGCGGCCGCTGGTGAGCTCGGGGGCCTGCTGGTCGGCGGCGTCGACCCGAGCGATCTGTCCGACCCGCGGCTGGCCGAGCAGGCGCTCGACAACGCCGGCTTCGTGGTCAGCCTGGAGATCCGGCACAGCGCCGTCACCCGCCGGGCCGACGTGGTGCTCCCGGTCGCCCCGGCTGCCGAGAAGTCCGGCACCTACCTGAACTGGGAGGGCCGGCTGCGGTCCTTCGGCACGGTGCTGCCGAGCACGGCGATGACCGACGGCCGGGTGCTCGAGGCCATCGCCGCGCTGACCGATGTCACGCTGGCCACTGGCGACGTGATGACGATCCGTCGCGAGCTGGGCGCGATGCCGCTCAGCAAGGCGGCCCGCCCGGCGGCCCCCGCGACCGCGGGGTCGGCACTGCCCACGCTCGGCGAGCACGAGGCTGTGCTGGCCACCTGGCGTCAGGCGATCGACCAGGCCTCGCTGCTCGAGGGCGACGCGGCGCTGGCCGGCACCGCGCGGCCGCCGGTCGTGCGGATCGGCAAGGCGCAGGCCGAGGCGCTCGGCGTGGTCGACGGGGACGCGGTCACCGTCGGCACCGACCGCGGCGCGATCACCCTGCCGGCCGCCGTCACCGACCTGCCGGCCGGCGTCGTGTGGCTGCCCACCAACTCGCCCGGGTCGACCGTCGGTCGCAGCCTCGGCGTGACCGCGGGCGCGGTCGTCCGGCTCTCGGCCGGGCGCGGCGGCCCGATCCTCGCGTCCTCGTCGGAGGTCAAGGCATGA
- the nuoF gene encoding NADH-quinone oxidoreductase subunit NuoF, producing MTQPRREVLQKLTPVLTKRWLSPDAWKIGTYERLDGYAALRKALDVHPDDLIQLIKDSGLRGRGGAGFPTGLKWGFIPQGDGKPHYLVINADEGEPGTCKDLPLMTYDPHSLIEGAIIASYAIRANRAFIYIRGEAVHAARRLRNAVEEAKAKGYLGTNILGSGFDLELVVHSGAGAYICGEETALLDSLEGFRGQPRLRPPFPAVAGLYASPTVVNNVGTIASVPYIVLGGPDWWKSMGTEKSSGPMIYSLSGRIANPGQYECGLGITLRELIELAGGMKPGHNLKFWTPGGSSTPLLTAEHIDTPMDFEGVAAAGSILGTTAMQIFSDQDCPVYSTWRWLEFYHHESCGKCTPCREGNYWMVRTYRRILSGEGTYKDLDTLQDTADNIFGRSFCGLGDGAATPVMSTLKFFRQDYLDYIEGRTAPRLSAKALVGAH from the coding sequence GTGACTCAGCCACGGCGTGAGGTTCTGCAGAAGCTGACCCCGGTCCTCACCAAGCGCTGGCTCTCGCCGGACGCCTGGAAGATCGGCACCTACGAGCGGCTCGACGGCTACGCCGCGCTGCGCAAGGCGCTCGACGTCCACCCCGACGACCTGATCCAGCTGATCAAGGACTCGGGTCTGCGCGGCCGCGGCGGCGCGGGCTTCCCGACCGGTCTCAAGTGGGGCTTCATCCCGCAGGGCGACGGCAAGCCGCACTACCTCGTGATCAATGCGGACGAGGGCGAGCCGGGCACCTGCAAGGACCTGCCCCTGATGACGTACGACCCGCACTCGCTGATCGAAGGGGCGATCATCGCCTCGTACGCGATCCGCGCGAACCGGGCGTTCATCTACATCCGCGGCGAGGCCGTGCATGCCGCCCGCCGCCTGCGCAACGCGGTCGAGGAGGCCAAGGCCAAGGGCTACCTGGGCACGAACATCCTGGGCTCGGGCTTCGACCTGGAACTGGTCGTGCACAGCGGCGCCGGCGCGTACATCTGCGGCGAGGAGACGGCACTGCTCGACTCGCTCGAGGGTTTCCGTGGCCAGCCCCGGCTGCGCCCGCCTTTCCCGGCCGTCGCGGGCCTGTACGCCAGCCCCACGGTGGTCAACAACGTCGGCACGATCGCCTCGGTGCCGTACATCGTGCTCGGCGGTCCCGACTGGTGGAAGAGCATGGGCACGGAGAAGTCGTCCGGCCCGATGATCTACTCGCTCTCCGGCCGCATCGCCAACCCCGGCCAGTACGAGTGTGGTCTCGGCATCACGCTGCGCGAGCTGATCGAGCTGGCCGGCGGCATGAAGCCGGGGCACAACCTCAAGTTCTGGACCCCCGGCGGATCGTCCACGCCGCTGCTCACAGCCGAGCACATTGACACCCCGATGGACTTCGAGGGGGTGGCCGCGGCCGGGTCGATCCTGGGCACCACGGCCATGCAGATCTTCAGCGATCAGGACTGCCCGGTCTACTCGACGTGGCGGTGGCTGGAGTTCTACCACCACGAGTCGTGCGGCAAGTGCACCCCGTGCCGCGAGGGCAACTACTGGATGGTGCGCACCTACCGCCGGATCCTCAGCGGTGAGGGAACGTACAAGGATCTCGACACCCTGCAGGACACCGCGGACAACATCTTCGGCCGGTCGTTCTGCGGTCTGGGCGACGGCGCCGCGACTCCGGTCATGTCGACGCTCAAGTTCTTCCGCCAGGACTACCTGGACTACATCGAGGGCCGGACCGCTCCGCGGCTGTCCGCCAAGGCTCTGGTTGGAGCTCACTGA
- the nuoE gene encoding NADH-quinone oxidoreductase subunit NuoE — MTDTESPNRLRRTANDGLEVDFSPAAAPLAEKLLPAALEVIARYPADRSRSALLPLLHLVQTEEGYVSPNGVAFCAEILGINKAQVGAVATFYTMYKRRPTGEYLVSVCTNTLCNTLGGQEVYDQLSEHLGVGHDETTADGRITLEHAECLAACDYAPVVTVNYDFAIDEATPEAAVGLVDQLRNGERPTPSRGARICSLKEMQVQLAGFAEPREGAVADGVAGAPTLRGVTLAQEHGIAVANFNPDTPITKTKPAPREESRTDSRGKVATVVDKVKSAVSSVTPGHAGKTTHAGDVKDPQTRTAEQRNPDAGTPDKTGTADAKQPVPSNPAEAAGTASNQPAGDGKPAGDTARTEEAK; from the coding sequence ATGACTGACACTGAATCCCCCAACCGGCTTCGCCGTACTGCGAATGATGGTTTAGAGGTGGATTTCTCCCCCGCCGCCGCTCCCCTGGCCGAGAAGCTGCTCCCCGCGGCGCTCGAGGTCATCGCTCGCTACCCGGCCGACCGCAGCCGTTCCGCGCTGCTGCCGCTGCTCCACCTCGTGCAGACCGAGGAGGGGTACGTCAGCCCGAACGGGGTGGCCTTCTGCGCCGAGATCCTCGGCATCAACAAGGCCCAGGTCGGCGCGGTCGCCACGTTCTACACCATGTACAAGCGGCGCCCGACCGGTGAATACCTGGTCAGCGTCTGCACCAACACGCTGTGCAACACCCTCGGCGGCCAGGAGGTCTACGACCAGCTGTCCGAGCACCTCGGGGTGGGGCACGACGAGACCACGGCCGACGGGCGGATCACGCTGGAGCACGCCGAGTGCCTGGCGGCCTGCGACTACGCGCCGGTCGTGACGGTCAACTACGACTTCGCGATCGACGAGGCCACCCCGGAAGCGGCGGTGGGCCTGGTCGACCAGCTGCGCAACGGTGAGCGGCCCACGCCCAGCCGGGGTGCGCGCATCTGCTCGCTCAAGGAGATGCAGGTCCAGCTGGCCGGGTTCGCCGAGCCGCGCGAGGGTGCCGTCGCCGACGGAGTGGCCGGAGCGCCGACCCTGCGCGGTGTGACGCTGGCCCAGGAGCACGGTATCGCGGTCGCGAACTTCAACCCGGACACGCCGATCACCAAGACCAAGCCGGCCCCGCGCGAGGAAAGCCGTACGGACAGCCGCGGCAAGGTCGCCACGGTGGTCGACAAGGTCAAGAGCGCCGTCAGCAGCGTCACCCCCGGACACGCGGGCAAGACGACCCACGCCGGTGACGTCAAGGATCCCCAGACCCGTACGGCGGAACAGCGCAACCCCGACGCCGGCACGCCTGACAAGACCGGGACGGCCGACGCGAAGCAGCCTGTGCCGTCCAACCCGGCCGAAGCCGCCGGCACCGCGTCCAACCAGCCTGCCGGTGACGGCAAGCCGGCCGGGGACACCGCCCGTACCGAGGAGGCGAAGTGA
- a CDS encoding NADH-quinone oxidoreductase subunit D, with the protein MTQSGYASERETTEGRVFTVTGGDWDTVTGSVDPLSNEKIVVNMGPQHPSTHGVLRLVLELEGETVTDVRPVVGYLHTGIEKNLEYRNWTQGTTFVTRADYLAPLFNEAGYCLAVEKLLGITDQITERANTIRVLFMELNRISSHLVWLATTGMELGAISMMLYGFREREYILDIFEETSGLRMNHAYFRPGGVAQDIPESAIKKIRDFLVYLPKKLKEYEAMLSGQVIWQERTQGVAVLDVTGCLALGVTGPVLRSAGLAWDLRKTMPYCGYENYEFDVPTATTADVWGRYQVRLAEIRESLKIVEQALDKLRPGPIFIADKKIAWPAQLAVGLDGMGNSLEHVAKIMGQSMESLIHHFKLVTEGFRVPPGQVYVAIEHPRGELGVHAVSDGGTHPYRVHMRDPSFVNLQAIPAMAEGALLADVIAGGASLDPVMGGCDR; encoded by the coding sequence ATGACACAGTCCGGATACGCAAGCGAGCGGGAGACCACCGAGGGCCGCGTCTTCACGGTCACCGGCGGCGACTGGGACACCGTCACCGGCAGTGTCGACCCGCTGAGCAACGAGAAGATCGTCGTCAACATGGGTCCGCAGCACCCGTCCACGCACGGCGTGCTGCGGCTGGTGCTCGAGCTCGAGGGCGAGACGGTCACCGACGTCCGCCCGGTCGTGGGCTACCTGCACACCGGCATCGAGAAGAACCTCGAATACCGCAACTGGACCCAGGGCACGACGTTCGTGACCCGCGCCGACTACCTGGCGCCGCTGTTCAACGAGGCCGGCTACTGCCTCGCGGTCGAGAAGCTGCTGGGCATCACCGATCAGATCACCGAGCGGGCCAACACGATCCGGGTGCTCTTCATGGAGCTCAACCGGATCTCGTCGCACCTGGTGTGGCTGGCCACCACGGGCATGGAGCTCGGCGCCATCTCGATGATGCTGTACGGCTTCCGCGAGCGTGAGTACATCCTCGACATCTTCGAGGAGACCAGCGGCCTGCGGATGAACCACGCGTACTTCCGCCCGGGCGGCGTGGCGCAGGACATCCCGGAGTCGGCGATCAAGAAGATCCGTGACTTCCTGGTCTACCTGCCCAAGAAGCTCAAGGAGTACGAGGCCATGCTCTCCGGCCAGGTGATCTGGCAGGAGCGTACGCAGGGGGTGGCGGTTCTCGACGTCACCGGCTGCCTCGCGCTGGGCGTGACCGGCCCGGTGCTGCGCTCGGCCGGGCTGGCCTGGGACCTGCGCAAGACGATGCCGTACTGCGGGTACGAGAACTACGAGTTCGACGTGCCCACCGCGACCACCGCCGACGTGTGGGGCCGCTACCAGGTACGGCTGGCCGAGATCCGCGAGTCGCTCAAGATCGTGGAGCAGGCGCTCGACAAGCTGCGCCCGGGCCCGATCTTCATCGCCGACAAGAAGATCGCCTGGCCCGCGCAGCTGGCCGTGGGCCTGGACGGCATGGGCAACTCCCTCGAGCACGTGGCCAAGATCATGGGCCAGTCGATGGAGTCGCTCATCCACCACTTCAAGCTCGTGACCGAGGGCTTCCGGGTGCCGCCGGGCCAGGTGTACGTCGCGATCGAGCACCCGCGTGGCGAACTGGGCGTCCACGCCGTCTCCGACGGTGGCACCCATCCCTACCGGGTCCACATGCGGGACCCGAGCTTCGTGAACCTCCAGGCCATCCCCGCGATGGCCGAAGGTGCGCTGCTGGCCGACGTGATCGCCGGCGGCGCGTCCCTGGACCCCGTGATGGGTGGGTGTGACCGTTAA
- a CDS encoding NADH-quinone oxidoreductase subunit C, translated as MSIEPSSPEGANLGAPAQTPASPQKGMFGITGTGDVSGFGGLVRHRPEAGGSPKPYGGYFDEVTDALEEAYPGFADAIEKVVVDRDELTLHIKPERIAEVAQIMRDDESLRFELCSSVSGVDYLNSDARRLHVTYHLASMTYRRRVRLEVAVPAGGSVPSVTSVYPTADWQERETYDMFGVIFTGHPNLTRVLMPDDWEGHPQRKDYPLGGVPVEYKGAEIPPPDQRRVYQ; from the coding sequence GTGAGCATCGAACCCAGCAGCCCGGAAGGCGCCAACCTCGGCGCCCCGGCCCAGACCCCGGCCAGCCCGCAGAAGGGCATGTTCGGCATCACCGGCACCGGCGACGTCTCCGGTTTCGGCGGCCTGGTGCGGCACCGCCCCGAGGCCGGCGGCAGCCCCAAGCCGTACGGGGGCTACTTCGACGAGGTCACGGACGCGCTCGAGGAGGCCTACCCGGGCTTCGCCGACGCGATCGAGAAGGTCGTCGTCGACCGTGACGAGCTGACGCTGCACATCAAGCCCGAGCGGATCGCCGAGGTCGCGCAGATCATGCGGGACGACGAGTCGCTGCGCTTCGAGCTCTGCTCCTCGGTCTCCGGCGTGGACTACCTCAACAGCGACGCCCGCCGCCTGCACGTGACCTACCACCTGGCCTCGATGACCTACCGGCGCCGCGTGCGCCTCGAGGTGGCGGTACCGGCGGGCGGCAGCGTGCCCAGCGTGACCAGCGTCTACCCGACCGCCGACTGGCAGGAGCGGGAGACGTACGACATGTTCGGGGTGATCTTCACGGGTCACCCGAACCTGACGCGGGTGCTGATGCCGGACGACTGGGAGGGTCACCCGCAGCGCAAGGACTACCCGCTCGGCGGCGTGCCCGTCGAGTACAAGGGCGCCGAGATTCCGCCTCCTGACCAGCGGAGGGTCTACCAATGA
- a CDS encoding NuoB/complex I 20 kDa subunit family protein produces the protein MGIEEKLPAGILLTSVEKVSNWARKSSFWGATFGLACCAIEMMAAGGPHYDLGRWGMEVFRASPRQADLMIVAGRVSQKMAPVVRQIYDQMPEPRSVISMGVCASSGGMFNNYAIVQGVDHIVPVDIYLPGCPPRPEMLIDAILKMREKVMAAPLGPNGKKMLEARKAEGKMPIVAPGAMPSSYRVDKARRAEWTQAVKEGREEQLRIENWMKLQPHLREDGK, from the coding sequence ATGGGTATCGAAGAGAAACTCCCCGCGGGGATCCTGCTCACCTCCGTCGAGAAGGTTTCGAACTGGGCGCGTAAGTCCTCGTTCTGGGGCGCCACGTTCGGCCTGGCCTGCTGCGCGATCGAGATGATGGCCGCCGGCGGTCCGCACTACGACCTGGGCCGCTGGGGCATGGAGGTCTTCCGGGCCTCGCCCCGCCAGGCCGACCTGATGATCGTCGCGGGCCGGGTGAGCCAGAAGATGGCGCCGGTCGTCCGCCAGATCTACGACCAGATGCCCGAGCCGCGCTCGGTGATCTCGATGGGCGTGTGTGCCTCGTCCGGCGGCATGTTCAACAACTACGCGATCGTGCAGGGCGTGGACCACATCGTCCCGGTCGACATCTACCTGCCCGGCTGCCCGCCGCGGCCCGAGATGCTGATCGACGCCATCCTCAAGATGCGCGAGAAGGTCATGGCCGCGCCGCTCGGCCCGAACGGCAAGAAGATGCTGGAGGCCCGCAAGGCCGAGGGCAAGATGCCGATCGTGGCCCCGGGCGCGATGCCGTCGTCGTACCGGGTGGACAAGGCCCGGCGGGCCGAGTGGACCCAGGCGGTCAAGGAAGGCCGCGAGGAACAGCTGCGCATCGAGAACTGGATGAAGCTGCAGCCGCACCTGCGGGAGGACGGCAAGTGA
- a CDS encoding NADH-quinone oxidoreductase subunit A, which translates to MTINPYVPIVGLLILGALFALFSVSIAPIVGPHRYNRAKLDAYECGIEPAPQPVGGGRFPVKFYLTAMLFIIFDIETIFLYPWAVAFGQLGLFGFVEMVLFIVTVFIAYTYVWRRGGLNWD; encoded by the coding sequence ATGACGATCAACCCATACGTCCCGATCGTCGGGTTACTGATCCTCGGCGCGCTCTTCGCGTTGTTCTCGGTGTCGATCGCCCCGATCGTCGGCCCGCACCGCTACAACCGCGCCAAACTCGACGCGTACGAGTGCGGCATCGAACCGGCCCCGCAGCCGGTCGGCGGTGGCCGGTTCCCGGTCAAGTTCTATCTGACCGCGATGCTCTTCATCATCTTCGACATCGAGACGATCTTCCTCTATCCGTGGGCGGTCGCCTTCGGGCAGCTGGGCCTGTTCGGGTTCGTCGAGATGGTCCTCTTCATCGTCACCGTCTTCATCGCCTACACGTATGTGTGGCGGCGCGGCGGACTCAACTGGGACTGA
- a CDS encoding geranylgeranyl reductase family protein, producing the protein MSNQVPSGRIADEADVIVVGAGPGGSAAAYHMARHGLRVLLLEKTEFPREKVCGDGLTPRAVRQLVRMGVDTSEKAGWLQNKGLRVIGGGVRLELDWPDLASFPNYGLVRTRLDFDDMLAKRAVEAGVVLHTNTNVTGPVLDDDGHAIGVTAKVGPGKEPVEFRAPLVIAADGVSGKLPIAMGLTKRDDRPLGVAVRRYYHSPVRADDDYLESWLELRSASDRERLLPGYGWIFGMGDGRVNVGLGILNSSSAFGKTNYRAMLTDWLAGTPADWGMRDESNADGPILGAALPMGFNRVPHYTRGLMLVGDSGGMVNPMNGEGIAYAMESGELAAEVAVQALARPAGADRERALRAYPTELSLRFGGYYRLGGVFVKLIGNPHIMRIATKHGMPHPTLMRFVLKLLANLTDPRGGDSMDRIINGLTKVAPAV; encoded by the coding sequence GTGAGCAACCAAGTACCATCCGGGCGAATAGCCGACGAGGCTGATGTCATCGTCGTCGGCGCGGGTCCGGGAGGATCGGCGGCGGCCTATCACATGGCGCGGCACGGGCTCCGAGTCCTGCTGCTGGAGAAGACCGAGTTCCCGCGCGAGAAGGTCTGCGGCGACGGGCTCACCCCGCGTGCCGTCCGCCAGCTGGTGCGGATGGGCGTCGACACCTCCGAGAAGGCCGGCTGGCTGCAGAACAAGGGCCTGCGGGTGATCGGCGGCGGCGTACGGCTGGAACTGGACTGGCCCGATCTCGCCAGCTTCCCCAACTACGGTCTGGTGCGGACCAGGCTCGACTTCGACGACATGCTGGCCAAGCGGGCCGTCGAGGCGGGCGTCGTGCTGCACACCAACACCAACGTCACCGGCCCGGTGCTCGATGACGACGGCCACGCGATCGGCGTGACGGCCAAGGTGGGCCCCGGCAAGGAGCCCGTCGAGTTCCGCGCTCCGCTGGTGATCGCGGCCGACGGCGTCTCCGGCAAGCTGCCGATCGCGATGGGCCTGACCAAGCGCGACGACCGCCCCCTCGGGGTTGCCGTGCGGCGCTATTACCACTCGCCGGTGCGCGCCGACGACGACTACCTCGAGTCGTGGCTCGAGCTGCGCAGCGCCTCCGACCGCGAGCGCCTTCTCCCCGGGTACGGCTGGATCTTCGGCATGGGGGATGGCAGGGTGAACGTGGGCCTCGGCATTCTCAACAGCTCGAGCGCGTTCGGGAAGACCAACTACCGCGCGATGCTGACCGACTGGCTGGCCGGGACGCCGGCCGACTGGGGCATGCGGGACGAGTCCAACGCGGACGGGCCGATCCTGGGCGCCGCGCTGCCGATGGGCTTCAACCGGGTGCCGCACTACACGCGCGGCCTGATGCTGGTCGGCGACTCCGGCGGCATGGTCAACCCGATGAACGGCGAGGGCATCGCGTACGCGATGGAGAGCGGTGAACTGGCGGCCGAGGTCGCGGTGCAGGCGCTCGCCCGTCCGGCCGGCGCCGATCGTGAGCGCGCGCTGCGGGCCTATCCCACGGAGCTCAGTCTCCGATTCGGCGGCTATTACCGTCTCGGTGGCGTATTCGTGAAGTTGATCGGCAACCCTCACATCATGCGGATTGCCACGAAGCACGGCATGCCGCATCCGACGCTGATGCGATTCGTTCTGAAACTGCTGGCCAACCTCACGGACCCGCGCGGCGGCGACAGCATGGACCGGATCATCAACGGCCTGACCAAGGTCGCGCCGGCCGTATGA